The following proteins come from a genomic window of Bacillus sp. Marseille-P3661:
- a CDS encoding ribonucleoside-diphosphate reductase subunit alpha has product MTLNVQHDTNTVFTTLHMATEKYQLNTSEIKNKLETMNFSQTEANRQALAYALDKIAIDQPNWTFLASHLYLNELYEQAAKNRGYKVTLKYGDFYKLIKVLVDKGIYTDDLLSCYTKDEIEGLEKEIEPERDLLFTYIGLFLLSDRYLARDHDRNVFELPQERFMIIAMTLMKNEDKSKRIDLVKEAYWALSHLYMTVATPTLANAGKRFGQLSSCFIDTVDDSLDGIYLNNWDIARLSKDGGGIGIYYGKVRALGSDIKKFKGNSSGVVPWIRLINSTAVSVDQLGQRQGAIAVYLDIFHKDIMNGFLDLKTNNGDERRKAHDIFTGLAIPDLFMKKLEEKDEDGRSIGVWHTFCPHEVKQIMGWKDENGISLGLEDFYDESDQKYFTEKYEEAIRHPLLPRKTYRAMDIMARIMVAQLETGTPYMFYRDEVNRQNPNKHLLGAGRTSIYCSNLCTEIAQNMSATTIVNEFQDVDGNIVIVRKPGDFVVCNLSSINLPRAVTDHVLERLIRIQVRMLDNVVDINTISVGQANLTNKKYRAVGLGTFGWHHLLAVKGIYWESEDAVCYADKLYEDIAYFTIRTSMELAREKQPYSQFNGSEWHSGQYFDRRNYYDTRWVELRDQVSKYGIRNAWLMAVAPNSSTAKIGGSTDGIDPLYAVEYAEEKKNFKFKVTAPDINHLTYPFYKRVRHELNQVWSIRQNAARQRHIDQGISFNLYVRHDIKAKELLNLHLEAWKLGLKTTYYVRSTSQAEIVECEACHS; this is encoded by the coding sequence ATGACATTAAACGTACAACATGATACTAATACAGTTTTTACTACATTACATATGGCCACAGAAAAATATCAATTAAATACATCCGAAATTAAAAACAAATTAGAAACAATGAATTTTTCACAAACTGAAGCCAATCGACAAGCGTTGGCTTACGCCTTGGATAAAATTGCAATTGATCAACCAAATTGGACGTTTTTGGCTTCACATCTTTATTTAAACGAACTTTATGAACAAGCTGCCAAGAATCGTGGTTACAAAGTTACATTAAAGTATGGTGATTTTTATAAGTTAATCAAAGTACTAGTTGACAAAGGGATTTATACAGATGATCTACTAAGCTGTTATACAAAGGATGAAATTGAAGGTTTAGAGAAAGAAATTGAACCAGAACGAGATTTATTGTTTACGTATATTGGTTTATTTTTACTTTCTGATCGTTATCTTGCTAGAGATCATGATCGAAACGTTTTTGAATTGCCACAAGAGCGTTTTATGATCATCGCCATGACGCTTATGAAAAATGAGGACAAATCAAAAAGAATAGATTTGGTTAAGGAGGCGTATTGGGCTCTAAGTCATTTATATATGACGGTTGCTACTCCAACACTCGCTAATGCAGGTAAACGTTTTGGACAGCTATCATCGTGTTTCATTGATACAGTAGATGATTCTTTAGACGGAATCTACTTAAATAATTGGGATATTGCTAGATTGTCTAAAGACGGCGGGGGGATTGGAATTTATTATGGGAAAGTCCGAGCACTTGGATCTGACATCAAGAAATTTAAAGGGAATTCTTCTGGAGTAGTTCCTTGGATTCGCTTAATTAATAGTACGGCTGTTAGCGTGGATCAACTTGGTCAACGTCAGGGTGCGATCGCTGTATACTTGGATATTTTTCACAAAGATATAATGAATGGCTTTTTAGATTTAAAAACAAATAATGGCGATGAACGTCGGAAAGCCCATGACATTTTTACCGGATTAGCGATTCCAGATCTTTTTATGAAAAAGCTTGAAGAGAAAGATGAAGACGGTAGAAGCATTGGGGTATGGCATACTTTTTGCCCACACGAAGTCAAACAAATCATGGGTTGGAAGGATGAAAATGGGATTTCTCTAGGACTAGAAGATTTCTATGACGAATCTGATCAAAAATACTTTACGGAGAAATATGAAGAGGCCATCCGCCATCCGTTACTTCCAAGAAAAACATATCGTGCAATGGACATTATGGCAAGAATAATGGTAGCTCAACTAGAAACAGGGACCCCTTATATGTTTTACAGGGATGAAGTAAATCGTCAAAATCCGAATAAGCATCTACTTGGTGCGGGGAGAACTTCAATCTATTGTAGTAATTTATGTACAGAGATCGCTCAAAACATGTCAGCTACAACAATAGTGAATGAGTTTCAAGATGTGGATGGAAATATTGTAATTGTCCGGAAACCGGGTGACTTTGTCGTCTGCAATCTGTCCTCTATTAATCTTCCAAGAGCAGTTACAGATCATGTATTAGAACGTCTTATTCGTATACAAGTAAGAATGCTAGACAATGTTGTCGATATAAATACCATTTCCGTTGGACAAGCAAACCTCACCAATAAAAAGTATAGAGCGGTAGGTCTTGGAACTTTTGGTTGGCACCATCTCCTTGCTGTTAAAGGGATTTATTGGGAATCTGAGGATGCGGTTTGTTATGCGGACAAGCTATATGAGGATATAGCTTACTTCACTATACGTACTTCAATGGAATTAGCTAGAGAAAAACAGCCTTACAGTCAATTTAATGGCTCTGAATGGCACTCAGGCCAATATTTTGATCGTCGAAATTATTATGATACTCGTTGGGTTGAATTAAGAGATCAAGTGTCGAAGTATGGAATTCGCAATGCTTGGTTAATGGCGGTTGCACCTAATTCTTCAACAGCTAAAATTGGTGGTTCAACAGATGGAATTGATCCACTATATGCAGTTGAATATGCAGAAGAAAAGAAAAACTTTAAGTTTAAGGTTACAGCTCCGGATATAAATCATTTGACTTATCCTTTTTATAAACGTGTACGACATGAATTGAACCAAGTATGGAGTATAAGGCAAAATGCTGCCCGTCAACGTCATATTGATCAAGGTATAAGTTTTAATCTATATGTTCGCCATGATATTAAAG
- a CDS encoding 2Fe-2S iron-sulfur cluster-binding protein, with protein MLKVKISLPNEEGQQIEKNFEVDLKTGATALQVLETIFKNEDPTLVFRYSCRIGLCGTCSVKVNGKAGLSCMQQAVPAEDGIMKIEPMSRGKTVIGLVKEI; from the coding sequence ATGTTAAAGGTTAAAATTTCCCTCCCTAATGAAGAGGGACAACAAATAGAGAAAAACTTTGAAGTAGATTTGAAAACCGGGGCTACAGCCTTACAAGTACTTGAAACTATTTTTAAAAATGAAGATCCAACACTAGTATTTAGATATTCGTGTAGAATAGGTTTGTGTGGAACTTGCTCAGTAAAAGTGAACGGAAAAGCTGGTTTAAGCTGTATGCAACAAGCGGTACCAGCTGAGGACGGGATAATGAAAATCGAGCCTATGTCTCGCGGAAAAACGGTTATTGGGCTAGTTAAAGAGATTTAA
- a CDS encoding L-aspartate oxidase, whose amino-acid sequence MQNKIRIIETDILVIGSGGAGLSSAVYAAQSGQSVLVIDKGVIGRSGNTVGAVQIAGAGQFSVSNDSTETYFEDIIESGRGLANPELVSILVNNVEHRVNDLVQWGLKLEKEDNGNVKVYTTPGHRHPRGISAKNGNTGFNILKVLIQQAKKLANINRWNDVIVVRLVKNNERVAGAVVYDLVHCEWAIIKSNAVVLATGGIGQLYPTTSNPIQATGDGFSLALQAGVSLLDMEQVQFYPVSLVYPESIAGFCISFYHLAKLYNSDGERFMERYDPENLENVTRDTLAQAIDSEIKAGRGTEHNGVWLDVTHCAEKIKKEHLHEYNLCLKMGLDLTKDRVEVGPASHFIMGGVHTDTDTATNVAGLFVAGETAGGLHGGNRLVNNAIAECVVFGARAGLSASAFAQNNENNSFVDPVTGLESLVQSYKANFPFNEKGIYRPFQIKERIRSIMGQYVGVRRDELGLLKAQEELDHVQQMLVEIKVVGGDQPLSRDVLDYFEVSHMIETAKAIIGSALLRQESRGAQYRLDYPKVAENIQHTTVTNVGGRLQFMNLQHYGGLKNVKG is encoded by the coding sequence GTGCAGAATAAAATACGTATAATCGAAACCGATATATTAGTTATTGGATCGGGTGGAGCGGGTTTAAGTAGTGCTGTATATGCAGCTCAATCGGGTCAAAGCGTATTGGTAATTGATAAAGGCGTTATTGGCCGCAGTGGGAACACCGTTGGGGCTGTTCAAATAGCTGGGGCAGGCCAATTCTCAGTGAGCAATGACAGTACTGAAACCTATTTTGAAGATATAATCGAAAGTGGTAGAGGCTTAGCCAATCCAGAGTTGGTTTCTATTCTAGTAAATAATGTAGAACACCGTGTTAATGATCTTGTTCAGTGGGGCTTAAAATTAGAGAAAGAGGATAATGGGAATGTTAAAGTTTATACTACCCCTGGACATCGTCACCCTAGAGGAATTAGTGCTAAAAATGGTAATACTGGCTTTAATATTTTAAAAGTATTGATTCAGCAAGCTAAAAAGCTTGCAAACATTAATCGTTGGAATGATGTCATCGTTGTTAGGTTAGTAAAAAACAATGAACGTGTAGCTGGCGCTGTTGTATACGACCTAGTTCATTGTGAGTGGGCTATCATCAAATCGAATGCAGTTGTCCTTGCAACAGGGGGAATAGGCCAGCTTTATCCTACTACGAGTAATCCGATTCAAGCTACCGGGGATGGGTTTTCGCTAGCGCTGCAGGCAGGAGTGTCTCTCCTTGATATGGAGCAAGTCCAGTTTTATCCTGTTAGTCTTGTTTATCCCGAATCAATTGCAGGTTTTTGTATTAGTTTTTATCACTTAGCTAAGCTATATAATAGCGATGGTGAGCGATTTATGGAACGATATGATCCGGAGAACCTTGAAAATGTAACAAGGGATACCTTAGCGCAGGCTATAGACTCAGAAATAAAAGCTGGACGAGGAACAGAGCACAACGGTGTATGGTTAGATGTAACACACTGTGCAGAAAAGATAAAAAAAGAACATTTACATGAATATAATTTGTGTCTAAAAATGGGACTTGATTTAACGAAGGACCGTGTAGAAGTAGGTCCGGCATCGCACTTTATTATGGGTGGAGTTCATACAGATACTGATACAGCAACTAACGTTGCAGGTTTGTTTGTGGCAGGTGAAACAGCTGGAGGACTTCATGGCGGAAACCGTCTTGTGAACAATGCGATTGCTGAATGTGTTGTATTTGGAGCTCGGGCAGGACTTTCTGCATCAGCATTCGCACAGAATAATGAGAACAATAGCTTTGTCGATCCAGTAACCGGGCTAGAATCATTGGTCCAAAGCTATAAAGCTAACTTCCCATTTAATGAAAAGGGGATATATCGACCTTTTCAGATCAAGGAGCGGATTCGATCTATTATGGGTCAATATGTAGGAGTTCGCCGTGATGAATTAGGATTATTAAAGGCCCAAGAAGAATTAGATCATGTACAACAAATGTTGGTCGAAATAAAAGTGGTTGGTGGGGACCAACCATTATCTCGCGATGTTTTAGATTATTTTGAAGTATCCCATATGATTGAAACTGCAAAAGCCATCATTGGATCTGCATTATTACGACAGGAGTCAAGAGGTGCACAATATCGCTTAGATTATCCAAAAGTTGCTGAAAATATTCAACATACAACAGTAACAAATGTTGGAGGGAGACTTCAATTTATGAATTTACAGCATTATGGGGGACTTAAAAATGTTAAAGGTTAA
- a CDS encoding mandelate racemase/muconate lactonizing enzyme family protein — MQIIDLRLTVVGVPRHTGFVNKHVLIELFTDEGITGIGEMSDFSHLPRYTPDVNDLSRVLKTILIGKNPFDISLINKELIDNFPEAMYYYEKGSFIRSGVDIALHDLCGKYLNVSVAELLGGRYQEKFKVCYPIFRHRFMEEVEENLAVIRKRFAEGFNVFRLYAGKNVDADEAFLDGVQTEFGSKVKIKSLDFSHLLDWKESLRIVKRLSKYNFEMIESPTFRNDFDGLYHFRTRVDQPVSEHVWSFKQQHDMIKNDSVDIFNISPVFIGGLTAAKKAASAAEVAGKSVLLGTTQELSIGTAAMAHLGGSLLNLNYTSDPTGPELYTGDIVQNKIQYKNGYLHVPDRSVPGLGIELNWDLIDKYRVDDLSWGDVTVHQLQDRTSQVKS, encoded by the coding sequence ATGCAAATAATAGATTTAAGACTTACTGTTGTTGGAGTACCAAGACACACTGGTTTTGTTAATAAGCATGTTCTTATTGAGTTATTTACGGATGAAGGAATTACCGGAATTGGTGAGATGTCCGATTTTTCTCATTTACCAAGGTATACACCTGATGTAAATGATTTATCAAGAGTGTTAAAAACAATCTTGATAGGAAAAAATCCGTTTGATATATCATTAATAAATAAGGAACTTATCGATAATTTCCCAGAAGCTATGTATTATTATGAAAAAGGCAGCTTTATTCGAAGTGGTGTAGATATTGCATTGCATGACCTTTGTGGTAAGTATTTAAATGTTTCGGTTGCCGAACTGCTCGGGGGACGATATCAGGAAAAATTTAAGGTTTGCTATCCAATTTTCCGTCATCGATTTATGGAAGAGGTTGAGGAAAATCTGGCTGTTATTCGTAAGCGATTTGCTGAAGGTTTTAATGTTTTCCGATTATATGCAGGGAAAAATGTAGATGCAGACGAGGCATTCCTCGATGGAGTACAAACTGAATTTGGATCGAAAGTAAAAATCAAATCTCTAGATTTTAGTCATTTATTAGATTGGAAAGAGTCATTAAGAATTGTTAAGAGATTATCAAAATATAATTTTGAAATGATCGAAAGTCCTACCTTTAGAAATGATTTTGATGGCTTATATCATTTCCGCACACGTGTGGATCAACCAGTAAGTGAACATGTTTGGAGCTTTAAACAGCAACACGATATGATTAAGAATGATTCAGTTGACATTTTTAATATTTCTCCTGTTTTTATCGGTGGACTAACAGCTGCAAAGAAAGCTGCTTCAGCTGCCGAGGTTGCAGGAAAAAGTGTCCTACTAGGAACAACTCAAGAGCTTTCAATTGGCACGGCTGCAATGGCCCACTTGGGGGGATCATTATTAAATCTTAATTATACATCTGATCCAACAGGTCCAGAACTGTATACTGGCGATATTGTTCAAAATAAAATCCAGTATAAAAACGGCTATCTACATGTCCCAGATCGATCTGTTCCAGGATTGGGTATAGAACTCAACTGGGATCTAATTGACAAGTATAGAGTAGATGATCTTAGCTGGGGAGATGTAACCGTTCATCAGTTACAAGATCGGACCTCACAAGTAAAATCATAA
- a CDS encoding dihydrodipicolinate synthase family protein, translated as MSYVDFSKRLETVCGISITPFYEGSKEINWDGLKENIEFLINNGVEVIVPCGNTSEFYALTPEEAKEEIKRVVEIVDGRAKVVAGIGYSLHTAISFAQYAEAVGADAVMIHTPIHPYITESGLTSYLRKIIDSVNIPSILYYKDPEISDNVLKELAPLEKLVGIKYAINNLPRFAKIVQEVPKEHNVTWICGTAEKWAPFYFNAGAKGFTSGLVNLYPQKSLEMLKALQENDQNTVWNVWKEILPFEDLRAKYNNGNNVVIIKEAMELLGLTAGVTREPVNPLNKHDREEVVQLLRSWGFELKIDKVAN; from the coding sequence ATGAGCTATGTAGATTTTAGTAAAAGATTAGAAACTGTCTGTGGGATTAGTATAACTCCGTTTTATGAGGGCTCAAAAGAAATTAACTGGGATGGTTTAAAGGAAAACATTGAATTTTTAATTAACAATGGGGTTGAGGTCATTGTTCCTTGTGGAAATACTAGTGAATTTTATGCATTAACGCCTGAGGAAGCAAAAGAAGAAATAAAACGAGTTGTTGAAATTGTAGACGGCCGAGCAAAAGTAGTTGCAGGAATTGGGTATTCCCTTCATACAGCTATTTCTTTTGCACAATATGCGGAGGCTGTCGGCGCTGACGCTGTGATGATTCATACTCCTATTCATCCTTATATTACGGAAAGTGGTTTAACATCATATCTTAGAAAAATTATTGATTCTGTGAATATTCCTTCTATTCTCTATTATAAAGATCCGGAAATCAGTGACAATGTCTTAAAGGAGCTAGCACCCCTTGAAAAACTAGTAGGAATTAAATATGCCATAAATAATTTACCTCGTTTTGCAAAAATAGTTCAAGAGGTTCCTAAAGAACATAATGTCACATGGATTTGTGGGACTGCAGAAAAGTGGGCACCTTTTTACTTTAATGCTGGTGCAAAAGGTTTTACGTCTGGACTAGTAAACTTATATCCACAAAAATCGTTAGAAATGCTTAAAGCTTTACAAGAGAACGATCAAAATACGGTTTGGAACGTATGGAAAGAAATTTTACCCTTCGAAGATTTACGTGCAAAATACAATAATGGCAATAATGTTGTAATTATAAAAGAGGCTATGGAGTTACTTGGGTTAACAGCTGGTGTAACTAGAGAGCCTGTTAACCCTTTAAATAAACATGATCGAGAAGAAGTTGTTCAGTTGTTAAGAAGCTGGGGCTTCGAATTAAAGATTGATAAAGTAGCAAACTAA
- a CDS encoding alpha/beta hydrolase: MPLHPQIRSFLKSQPPQSSSYSPTVEELRLRNAEMTIPLESRPAIYSLQDDVIIGAKHDLPIRIYTPEPDGEETYPLLMFLHGGGFVLGDLDTHDVICRNIANYAKYKVISVNYRLAPEHPFPAAIEDCYMALEWIHNHSNELDVDAARISVGGDSAGGNLAAAVCQMGRDRYNVSIANQVLIYPVIDYFSIHDDCLYESFKQYDEFGLSRLRMSEFWRYYIGHLNDKNNPYASPIKASHLRGLPPALVITAEYDVLCDEGESYAQRLKRENIETVHRRIKGVNHGFLNRFYEIDQSEEVYQLIAKFLNRNIE; encoded by the coding sequence GTGCCATTACATCCACAGATTCGAAGTTTTCTAAAGTCACAACCTCCTCAAAGTTCTAGCTATTCGCCAACAGTTGAGGAGCTCCGATTAAGAAATGCTGAAATGACAATCCCATTAGAAAGTCGACCAGCAATTTATTCATTGCAAGATGATGTAATTATTGGTGCTAAGCATGATCTTCCGATACGCATTTATACCCCAGAACCAGATGGAGAGGAAACTTATCCACTCTTGATGTTTCTACATGGAGGTGGATTTGTATTAGGGGATTTAGATACACATGATGTGATTTGTCGCAACATTGCCAATTATGCGAAATACAAGGTGATATCGGTAAATTATCGATTAGCCCCAGAACATCCTTTCCCAGCAGCAATAGAAGACTGTTATATGGCGTTAGAGTGGATTCATAATCATAGCAATGAGCTTGATGTTGACGCTGCTCGAATCTCTGTTGGAGGTGACAGTGCAGGAGGGAACTTGGCAGCAGCTGTCTGTCAGATGGGGAGAGATCGATACAATGTGAGCATTGCCAATCAGGTTCTTATTTATCCTGTCATCGATTATTTTTCTATTCACGATGATTGTCTATATGAATCATTTAAACAATATGACGAATTTGGTTTATCCCGATTACGAATGAGTGAATTTTGGAGGTATTATATAGGCCATTTAAATGATAAAAACAACCCTTATGCATCACCTATAAAAGCAAGTCATTTAAGAGGTTTACCTCCTGCTCTCGTTATTACAGCAGAATATGATGTCTTGTGTGACGAGGGAGAAAGTTATGCGCAGAGACTGAAACGTGAAAATATTGAAACGGTTCATAGAAGGATAAAAGGTGTCAATCATGGTTTTTTAAATCGATTTTACGAAATTGATCAATCGGAAGAGGTTTATCAACTAATTGCTAAATTCTTAAATCGAAATATTGAATAA
- a CDS encoding SDR family NAD(P)-dependent oxidoreductase encodes MKTAVVTGGGSGIGKAIAKELAHEQYRVVVADIHEENAIHVANIINENGGDALPLFVDLADEQSIIHLIEKTMNGSDSLSLLVNNAGINFKYSVEDCPIDEFDRCIAINLKGHYLVSKHAIPFLKKVKGANIVNIASTHAIRTQPHYFPYNAAKGGIISMTKGMAIDLSSYGIRVNAICPGFIKTSIMDPAFYEEGSSFMNKVLPYHPAGRIGQPEDVAYAVAFLASEKASFINGETLIIDGGRNALTYTLN; translated from the coding sequence ATGAAAACTGCTGTTGTAACAGGTGGTGGTTCAGGGATAGGAAAAGCCATTGCCAAGGAATTAGCACATGAACAATATCGAGTTGTGGTAGCCGATATCCATGAAGAAAATGCAATACATGTAGCCAATATTATTAATGAAAATGGAGGTGACGCGCTCCCTTTGTTTGTGGATCTTGCTGATGAACAATCCATTATTCACTTAATAGAGAAGACGATGAATGGGTCTGACTCACTTTCATTACTAGTTAACAATGCAGGGATCAATTTCAAATATAGTGTTGAGGATTGTCCCATAGATGAATTTGATAGATGTATTGCAATTAATCTGAAGGGGCATTATTTAGTTTCGAAACATGCTATTCCTTTTTTGAAAAAGGTAAAAGGAGCTAATATTGTAAATATTGCCTCCACTCATGCAATTCGAACACAACCTCATTACTTCCCCTATAATGCCGCAAAGGGTGGCATCATTAGTATGACGAAAGGAATGGCAATTGACTTAAGTAGTTATGGGATTAGGGTAAATGCAATATGTCCAGGGTTTATAAAGACCTCAATAATGGATCCAGCATTTTATGAGGAAGGTAGTTCCTTTATGAATAAAGTTCTACCTTATCATCCTGCTGGCCGTATTGGCCAGCCAGAGGATGTTGCGTATGCTGTTGCCTTTTTAGCATCAGAGAAAGCATCTTTTATTAACGGTGAAACACTTATAATAGACGGTGGAAGAAATGCATTAACCTATACCTTGAATTAA
- a CDS encoding MBL fold metallo-hydrolase, giving the protein MELFPGIHRIEVHYQDRYLFQHILVGDDNVLFIDSGVATTPVNNILPYVEENKLIGEQSQFLIVTHNDADHCGGNASLKSFFPQLTIMAHQHESEDMEDPNRTLKNRYNELAHLGVSYNEDRSLQLLKNLGERCHVDISLIGQEMFHLSDDWQVQFLYSPGHTKGHMIVYDPKHKLAVITDAILGKGVYTRDGALTLCPTYRYTDMYLKTIELIEQLEVDYLLTSHFPLIKGKKEINRFIKESKQFVAIVETYILDSLNKKEKLTLKDLIDAAGHRLGNWPREKNFDLFYCLQGGLEELERKGLIQSLVSEQMVLWVRHHKVEV; this is encoded by the coding sequence ATGGAGCTTTTTCCTGGTATTCATCGCATTGAAGTTCATTATCAAGATCGTTACCTTTTCCAGCATATTTTAGTTGGGGATGATAATGTTCTTTTTATTGACTCGGGAGTAGCTACTACTCCGGTTAATAACATTTTGCCATATGTTGAGGAAAATAAATTAATAGGTGAACAATCCCAATTTTTAATAGTAACACACAATGATGCTGATCATTGTGGTGGTAATGCCAGCCTTAAGTCGTTTTTCCCGCAGCTTACAATTATGGCTCATCAACATGAGAGTGAGGATATGGAAGATCCGAATCGAACTTTAAAAAATAGATATAACGAATTGGCTCATTTGGGAGTTTCTTATAATGAGGATAGGAGTCTTCAGTTATTAAAAAACCTAGGAGAACGTTGTCATGTAGATATAAGTTTAATTGGTCAAGAGATGTTTCATTTGTCTGACGATTGGCAAGTCCAATTTTTGTACTCTCCAGGACATACCAAAGGGCACATGATCGTTTATGATCCGAAACATAAGCTCGCTGTTATTACAGATGCCATTCTAGGTAAAGGAGTTTACACAAGGGATGGAGCGTTAACACTTTGTCCTACATATCGGTATACAGATATGTATTTAAAGACTATAGAATTAATCGAACAATTAGAAGTTGACTATCTCTTAACAAGTCATTTTCCTCTAATTAAAGGAAAAAAAGAGATTAATAGGTTTATTAAAGAGAGCAAGCAATTCGTTGCAATAGTTGAAACATATATCTTAGATTCACTTAATAAAAAAGAAAAGCTAACCCTGAAAGATTTAATAGATGCCGCTGGACACAGGCTAGGAAACTGGCCAAGAGAAAAAAACTTTGATTTGTTTTACTGTTTACAAGGTGGTTTAGAGGAATTAGAGCGCAAAGGCTTAATTCAATCATTGGTATCGGAACAGATGGTTCTTTGGGTAAGGCATCACAAAGTGGAGGTGTAG
- a CDS encoding TRAP transporter large permease, translated as MITDPIAVTILLATFLGLIILGFHIVFAIGIATIVTTMYIDIPLMTVAQNMVKGVNVYALMAVPFFIIAGEIMGSGGISNRLIEFSNALVGWARGGLAQVNIVASMFFGGISGSSAADTSSIGSVLIPMMKKSGYDSEFSTSVTMTSSVQGVLIPPSHNMVLFALVAGGVSIGELFLAGLVPGVLLGVALMIYVYVLAIKRNYPVGDKFNLKIAAKSFWRSILGLGTVFIVVGGVISGIFTATESAAIAVIYALIVTFFVYKEIPLKELNGILGRSIMTLSIVMILVGTSSAFGWLIAYLKIPAFISDSILGFSDSKVVVLLIVLILLLILGMFMDMASLILIMTPILLPIVTQVGVDPVHFGVIMMLALGVGLVTPPVGSTLFIGSAIGKVSIERLSISMLPFYGIMVITLLLITFIPELVLFIPKLLMK; from the coding sequence ATGATTACAGACCCAATTGCAGTAACAATTCTTTTAGCCACATTTTTAGGGTTGATTATACTTGGGTTTCATATTGTTTTTGCAATAGGTATCGCCACTATTGTGACTACGATGTATATTGATATCCCCTTAATGACTGTTGCACAAAATATGGTTAAAGGTGTTAATGTGTATGCTCTTATGGCTGTCCCTTTTTTTATCATTGCAGGAGAAATAATGGGTTCTGGCGGTATCTCAAACCGTCTCATTGAATTCAGTAATGCGCTTGTTGGCTGGGCTCGAGGAGGATTAGCACAAGTAAATATAGTGGCGAGTATGTTCTTTGGAGGTATTTCTGGATCATCTGCAGCAGACACCTCCTCTATAGGTTCTGTTTTAATTCCAATGATGAAAAAATCTGGTTATGATTCAGAGTTTTCAACCTCGGTGACGATGACAAGCTCTGTACAAGGAGTACTAATTCCACCGAGTCACAATATGGTGCTATTTGCATTAGTAGCGGGCGGGGTCTCGATTGGAGAGTTATTCTTAGCAGGCTTAGTACCAGGGGTATTACTGGGAGTTGCCTTAATGATTTATGTGTATGTATTAGCAATTAAACGAAATTATCCCGTTGGCGATAAATTTAATTTAAAAATTGCTGCAAAATCTTTTTGGAGGTCGATCCTAGGACTTGGGACTGTTTTTATTGTAGTCGGCGGAGTTATCTCAGGTATTTTTACAGCTACAGAATCAGCTGCGATTGCAGTAATTTATGCCTTAATTGTTACGTTTTTTGTTTATAAAGAGATTCCTCTAAAGGAGCTTAATGGAATACTTGGAAGAAGCATTATGACTCTATCAATAGTAATGATATTGGTAGGAACTTCTAGTGCATTTGGCTGGCTTATTGCCTATTTAAAAATTCCTGCATTTATATCAGATAGTATTTTAGGTTTTTCCGATAGCAAAGTTGTAGTGTTGTTAATAGTTTTAATATTGCTACTTATTTTAGGTATGTTCATGGACATGGCGTCTCTCATACTAATTATGACACCAATATTGTTACCAATTGTAACTCAGGTAGGTGTTGATCCAGTACACTTTGGAGTCATTATGATGTTAGCTTTAGGGGTTGGGTTGGTTACACCACCCGTTGGATCTACATTATTTATTGGAAGTGCTATTGGGAAGGTGAGCATTGAACGTTTATCCATATCAATGCTTCCATTCTATGGAATAATGGTCATTACACTTTTACTTATTACTTTTATTCCAGAGTTAGTATTATTTATACCTAAGTTGTTAATGAAATAA
- a CDS encoding TRAP transporter small permease, producing MLVKVYETFFSVVFTVCKIMLALQVIITSYIVFGRYVLNSTPPWGEPAVLMLMVWFSLLSSAIALKDNTHIRMSVIDLILPKRGLKIFSRFYSVLIFVFAVFMIKAGYELIQLTSTSIIPGLKISSGWLYSSVLVSGVCIMIALLGKVRKLT from the coding sequence ATGCTGGTAAAGGTATATGAAACATTTTTTTCTGTTGTATTTACAGTTTGTAAAATCATGTTAGCCCTACAGGTCATAATTACATCTTATATTGTCTTTGGACGATACGTGTTAAATAGTACACCACCATGGGGAGAACCGGCTGTACTTATGTTAATGGTTTGGTTTTCACTTCTTAGCAGCGCAATTGCATTAAAAGATAATACGCACATAAGAATGAGTGTCATTGATTTAATACTACCAAAGAGAGGACTTAAAATTTTCAGTCGTTTTTATTCTGTGCTGATCTTCGTGTTCGCAGTATTTATGATTAAAGCAGGCTATGAATTAATTCAATTAACGTCCACAAGTATTATACCTGGCTTGAAAATTTCTTCAGGATGGCTATATTCATCCGTATTGGTTTCAGGAGTATGTATTATGATTGCATTGCTAGGGAAAGTGAGGAAACTAACATGA